The Glycine soja cultivar W05 chromosome 6, ASM419377v2, whole genome shotgun sequence genome has a window encoding:
- the LOC114414654 gene encoding 5'-nucleotidase domain-containing protein 4-like isoform X2 — MDGNHEIDVHDSRLGDLPGRDGSKQPFVWSSPEHGFKTEIGKQIFCNRSLNMKNIVAVGFDMDYTLAQYKPETFESLAYQGTIKKLVYDLGYPRELLNWSFNWKYMVRGLVLDKKRGNILKMDRHKYVKVAYHGFRELSKEDKVGTYGNTLVRDSFDEPDYALIDTLFSLAEAYLFAQLVDYKDYNPGKIQEGVDYACMYKDVRAAVDLCHRDGTLKQMVAMEPKRYINEDPSIVPMLEMLRDSGRAMFLVTNSLWDYTNIVMNFLCGSSMADVSNNFGWLQLFDVVITGSAKPGFFHEENRANLFEVVPETGMLLNTDNGSPMPQVGNTSARLFTEAKNYACPVFQGGNVAHLHKLLSIESSSQVLYVGDHIYGDILRSKKVLGWRTMLVIPELEKEVKLLWESRDTRKELQFLRSERDRIEDEIHHLKWSLKFKNPDADSKQKLSSELEKLELERERVRLSHQEAQRKLHQRFHEPWGQLMKTGYQNSRFAHQVERFACLYTSQVSNLALYSPDKYYRPSEDFMQHEFGIMACEAPGS, encoded by the exons ATGGATGGGAACCATGAAATTGATGTACATGATTCAAGATTGGGGGATTTGCCTGGCCGTGATGGCAGCAAACAGCCATTTGTCTGGTCATCTCCTGAACATGGATTTAAAACTGAAATAGGCAAGCAGATATTTTGTAACCGGTCACTGAATATGAAGAACATTGTTGCTGTGGGATTTGACATGGATTATACTCTGGCACAGTACAAGCCTGAAACTTTCGAATCTCTTGCTTATCAAGGCACAATCAAAAAGCTGGTTTATGATTTGGGATACCCTCGTGAG TTACTAAATTGGTCTTTTAACTGGAAGTACATGGTCAGGGGCTTGGTTCTTGACAAAAAAAGAGGCAACatattgaag ATGGATCGCCACAAGTATGTGAAAGTAGCCTATCATGGATTCAGAGAGTTATCAAAAGAAGATAAAGTTGGGACCTATGGAAATACTTTAGTACGCGATTCTTTTGATGAACCAGACTATGCTCTAATTGATACACTCTTTTCACTTGCGGAAGCCTACTTGTTTGCTCAACTGGTTGATTATAAGGATTACAATCCTGGCAAGATTCAAGAGGGTGTTGA TTATGCTTGCATGTACAAAGATGTTCGAGCAGCAGTTGATTTGTGCCACCGTGACGGAACATTGAAGCAAATGGTTGCTATGGAACCAAAAAG GTATATTAATGAAGACCCCTCAATAGTGCCCATGCTCGAAATGCTCAGAGACTCTGGACGTGCAATGTTTTTAGTGACAAATAG TTTATGGGACTATACAAACATTGTCATGAATTTCCTCTGCGGATCCAGTATGGCAGATGTCAGTAACAATTTTGGCTGGCTTCAACTCTTTGATGTTGTTATCACTGGCAG TGCAAAGCCAGGATTTTTTCATGAGGAAAATCGTGCTAACCTATTTGAAGTTGTGCCCGAGACTGGAATGCTACTCAATACAGATAATGGCTCTCCTATGCCCCAG gtGGGTAATACCTCTGCAAGGTTATTCACAGAAGCAAAGAATTATGCTTGTCCAGTTTTCCAG GGAGGCAATGTTGCTCATCTGCATAAACTGCTTTCCATTGAATCAAGTTCCcag GTTCTCTATGTTGGGGATCACATTTATGGAGATATACTACGCAGCAAAAAGGTTCTTG GATGGAGAACAATGCTTGTAATACCAGAGCTGGAGAAAGAGGTTAAACTCCTCTGGGAATCTAGAGATACCCGCAAG GAACTTCAATTCTTGAGGAGTGAACGGGACCGCATTGAGGATGAAATACATCATTTGAAGTGGTCTCTCAA ATTCAAGAATCCAGATGCTGATTCCAAGCAGAAGTTATCTTCTGAACTTGAAAAATTGGAG CTTGAAAGAGAGAGAGTGCGATTAAGTCATCAAGAAGCTCAGAGAAAATTACATCAAAGG TTTCACGAGCCATGGGGACAGCTTATGAAAACTGGTTATCAGAATTCTCGCTTTGCTCATCAG GTTGAGAGATTTGCTTGCCTTTATACTAGTCAAGTTTCTAACCTGGCCTTGTACTCTCCAGACAAGTATTACAGACCTAGTGAAGATTTCATGCAACATGAATTTGGTATTATGGCTTGTGAGGCACCAGGCAGTTAA
- the LOC114414654 gene encoding 5'-nucleotidase domain-containing protein 4-like isoform X1 has protein sequence MLVKLHFQFEVVNAIALWFAPVQWPHPQHLIPSQCPPRLFNRCTMRIPKRHLSFSLSNFSPQLPPLFSPRLRFASGICTKPPRSLANSTSPGVNPLHAQYSMDGNHEIDVHDSRLGDLPGRDGSKQPFVWSSPEHGFKTEIGKQIFCNRSLNMKNIVAVGFDMDYTLAQYKPETFESLAYQGTIKKLVYDLGYPRELLNWSFNWKYMVRGLVLDKKRGNILKMDRHKYVKVAYHGFRELSKEDKVGTYGNTLVRDSFDEPDYALIDTLFSLAEAYLFAQLVDYKDYNPGKIQEGVDYACMYKDVRAAVDLCHRDGTLKQMVAMEPKRYINEDPSIVPMLEMLRDSGRAMFLVTNSLWDYTNIVMNFLCGSSMADVSNNFGWLQLFDVVITGSAKPGFFHEENRANLFEVVPETGMLLNTDNGSPMPQVGNTSARLFTEAKNYACPVFQGGNVAHLHKLLSIESSSQVLYVGDHIYGDILRSKKVLGWRTMLVIPELEKEVKLLWESRDTRKELQFLRSERDRIEDEIHHLKWSLKFKNPDADSKQKLSSELEKLELERERVRLSHQEAQRKLHQRFHEPWGQLMKTGYQNSRFAHQVERFACLYTSQVSNLALYSPDKYYRPSEDFMQHEFGIMACEAPGS, from the exons ATGCTTGTGAAGCTGCATTTCCAATTCGAAGTGGTAAATGCAATTGCACTTTGGTTTGCCCCTGTGCAGTGGCCGCACCCGCAGCATCTGATTCCCTCACAATGTCCACCACGCCTATTTAATCGGTGCACGATGCGAATTCCCAAGAGGCACCTCTCCTTTTCTCTCTCCAACTTCTCTCCTCAACTCCCACCTCTTTTCTCTCCTCGCCTTCGCTTTGCCTCTGGAATCTGCACCAAACCACCTCGCTCACTCGCCAACTCCACGTCACCAG GAGTTAATCCGTTGCATGCTCAATATTCAATGGATGGGAACCATGAAATTGATGTACATGATTCAAGATTGGGGGATTTGCCTGGCCGTGATGGCAGCAAACAGCCATTTGTCTGGTCATCTCCTGAACATGGATTTAAAACTGAAATAGGCAAGCAGATATTTTGTAACCGGTCACTGAATATGAAGAACATTGTTGCTGTGGGATTTGACATGGATTATACTCTGGCACAGTACAAGCCTGAAACTTTCGAATCTCTTGCTTATCAAGGCACAATCAAAAAGCTGGTTTATGATTTGGGATACCCTCGTGAG TTACTAAATTGGTCTTTTAACTGGAAGTACATGGTCAGGGGCTTGGTTCTTGACAAAAAAAGAGGCAACatattgaag ATGGATCGCCACAAGTATGTGAAAGTAGCCTATCATGGATTCAGAGAGTTATCAAAAGAAGATAAAGTTGGGACCTATGGAAATACTTTAGTACGCGATTCTTTTGATGAACCAGACTATGCTCTAATTGATACACTCTTTTCACTTGCGGAAGCCTACTTGTTTGCTCAACTGGTTGATTATAAGGATTACAATCCTGGCAAGATTCAAGAGGGTGTTGA TTATGCTTGCATGTACAAAGATGTTCGAGCAGCAGTTGATTTGTGCCACCGTGACGGAACATTGAAGCAAATGGTTGCTATGGAACCAAAAAG GTATATTAATGAAGACCCCTCAATAGTGCCCATGCTCGAAATGCTCAGAGACTCTGGACGTGCAATGTTTTTAGTGACAAATAG TTTATGGGACTATACAAACATTGTCATGAATTTCCTCTGCGGATCCAGTATGGCAGATGTCAGTAACAATTTTGGCTGGCTTCAACTCTTTGATGTTGTTATCACTGGCAG TGCAAAGCCAGGATTTTTTCATGAGGAAAATCGTGCTAACCTATTTGAAGTTGTGCCCGAGACTGGAATGCTACTCAATACAGATAATGGCTCTCCTATGCCCCAG gtGGGTAATACCTCTGCAAGGTTATTCACAGAAGCAAAGAATTATGCTTGTCCAGTTTTCCAG GGAGGCAATGTTGCTCATCTGCATAAACTGCTTTCCATTGAATCAAGTTCCcag GTTCTCTATGTTGGGGATCACATTTATGGAGATATACTACGCAGCAAAAAGGTTCTTG GATGGAGAACAATGCTTGTAATACCAGAGCTGGAGAAAGAGGTTAAACTCCTCTGGGAATCTAGAGATACCCGCAAG GAACTTCAATTCTTGAGGAGTGAACGGGACCGCATTGAGGATGAAATACATCATTTGAAGTGGTCTCTCAA ATTCAAGAATCCAGATGCTGATTCCAAGCAGAAGTTATCTTCTGAACTTGAAAAATTGGAG CTTGAAAGAGAGAGAGTGCGATTAAGTCATCAAGAAGCTCAGAGAAAATTACATCAAAGG TTTCACGAGCCATGGGGACAGCTTATGAAAACTGGTTATCAGAATTCTCGCTTTGCTCATCAG GTTGAGAGATTTGCTTGCCTTTATACTAGTCAAGTTTCTAACCTGGCCTTGTACTCTCCAGACAAGTATTACAGACCTAGTGAAGATTTCATGCAACATGAATTTGGTATTATGGCTTGTGAGGCACCAGGCAGTTAA